One window of Etheostoma spectabile isolate EspeVRDwgs_2016 chromosome 6, UIUC_Espe_1.0, whole genome shotgun sequence genomic DNA carries:
- the LOC116690551 gene encoding fucolectin-5 isoform X3, with product MMKRCVFLLLLLLETCSVSTYENVALRGKATQSDRYEHAFGAAEAAIDGNRESGFHSGSCTHTDEEANPWWRVDLLESYVVTSVIVTNRGDCCETRLNGAEIHIGNSLANNGASNPLAGTISRIGRGESFTLTFTDHVVGRYVTVVVPGLSKILTLCEVEVYGYRAPTGENLALQGKATQSSLFTFGTAYNAIDGNPGSRWEDGSCSHTNNDVGPWWRLDLRKTHKVFSVKITNRDEDPERLNGAEIRIGDSLAKFGNNNTRCAVIKSIPAGGVGEFKCNGIDGRYVNIVIPEKEEFLSLCEVEVYGSRLD from the exons ATGATGAAACGGTGTGTtttcctgctgctgctcctcctggAGACGTGCTCCGTTTCCACTTATG AAAATGTGGCCTTGCGTGGAAAAGCAACCCAGTCAGACCGTTACGAGCACGCGTTTGGAGCTGCCGAAGCTGCTATTGATGGAAACCGGGAATCTGGTTTTCATTCTGGATCATGCACCCACACTGATGAAGAGGCCAACCCCTGGTGGAGAGTGGACCTGCTGGAGTCCTACGTCGTCACTTCTGTCATTGTTACCAACAGAGGAGATTGCTGTGAAACCAGGCTCAACGGGGCAGAGATCCACATCGGCAACTCTTTAGCAAACAACGGTGCCTCAAACCCTCT GGCTGGTACCATTTCTAGAATTGGTAGGGGCGAATCATTCACTCTGACTTTTACTGATCATGTGGTGGGACGTTACGTGACTGTGGTTGTACCGGGTTTATCAAAGATCCTTACACTCTGTGAAGTGGAAGTCTACGGGTACCGTGCGCCAACTG GAGAGAACCTGGCCCTTCAGGGGAAAGCCACGCAGTCGTCCCTGTTCACGTTTGGTACGGCATACAACGCCATAGATGGGAATCCCGGCAGCAGGTGGGAGGACGGCTCCTGCAGTCACACAAACAACGACGTCGGCCCCTGGTGGAGACTGGATCTGCGCAAAACCCACAAAGtgttttctgttaaaataaCCAACCGAGATGAAGACCCTGAACGACTCAATGGAGCTGAGATTCGCATTGGGGATTCTCTCGCAAAGTTTGGCAACAACAACACCAG GTGTGCTGTGATTAAAAGTATTCCAGCAGGTGGTGTTGGTGAGTTCAAGTGTAATGGGATAGACGGACGCTATGTCAACATAGTCATCCCAGAAAAAGAAGAGTTCCTGAGTCTGTGTGAGGTGGAGGTGTACGGCTCTCGCCTGGACTAG
- the LOC116690551 gene encoding fucolectin-5 isoform X2: MMHIKGKRIAQFRRLFSHQTVEVSRMMKRCVFLLLLLLETCSVSTYENVALRGKATQSDRYEHAFGAAEAAIDGNRESGFHSGSCTHTDEEANPWWRVDLLESYVVTSVIVTNRGDCCETRLNGAEIHIGNSLANNGASNPLAGTISRIGRGESFTLTFTDHVVGRYVTVVVPGLSKILTLCEVEVYGYRAPTGENLALQGKATQSSLFTFGTAYNAIDGNPGSRWEDGSCSHTNNDVGPWWRLDLRKTHKVFSVKITNRDEDPERLNGAEIRIGDSLAKFGNNNARCAVIKSIPAGGVGEFKCNGIDGRYVNIVIPEKEEFLSLCEVEVYGSRLD; this comes from the exons ATGATGCATATAAAGGGCAAAAGAATAGCTCAGTTTAGGAGGCTTTTTTCTCATCAGACTGTCGAGGTCTCGAG AATGATGAAACGGTGTGTtttcctgctgctgctcctcctggAGACGTGCTCCGTTTCCACTTATG AAAATGTGGCCTTGCGTGGAAAAGCAACCCAGTCAGACCGTTACGAGCACGCGTTTGGAGCTGCCGAAGCTGCTATTGATGGAAACCGGGAATCTGGTTTTCATTCTGGATCATGCACCCACACTGATGAAGAGGCCAACCCCTGGTGGAGAGTGGACCTGCTGGAGTCCTACGTCGTCACTTCTGTCATTGTTACCAACAGAGGAGATTGCTGTGAAACCAGGCTCAACGGGGCAGAGATCCACATCGGCAACTCTTTAGCAAACAACGGTGCCTCAAACCCTCT GGCTGGTACCATTTCTAGAATTGGTAGGGGCGAATCATTCACTCTGACTTTTACTGATCATGTGGTGGGACGTTACGTGACTGTGGTTGTACCGGGTTTATCAAAGATCCTTACACTCTGTGAAGTGGAAGTCTACGGGTACCGTGCGCCAACTG GAGAGAACCTGGCCCTTCAGGGGAAAGCCACGCAGTCGTCCCTGTTCACGTTTGGTACGGCATACAACGCCATAGATGGGAATCCCGGCAGCAGGTGGGAGGACGGCTCCTGCAGTCACACAAACAACGACGTCGGCCCCTGGTGGAGACTGGATCTGCGCAAAACCCACAAAGtgttttctgttaaaataaCCAACCGAGATGAAGACCCTGAACGACTCAATGGAGCTGAGATTCGCATTGGGGATTCTCTCGCAAAGTTTGGCAACAACAA TGCCAGGTGTGCTGTGATTAAAAGTATTCCAGCAGGTGGTGTTGGTGAGTTCAAGTGTAATGGGATAGACGGACGCTATGTCAACATAGTCATCCCAGAAAAAGAAGAGTTCCTGAGTCTGTGTGAGGTGGAGGTGTACGGCTCTCGCCTGGACTAG
- the LOC116690551 gene encoding fucolectin-5 isoform X1, whose translation MMHIKGKRIAQFRRLFSHQTVEVSRMMKRCVFLLLLLLETCSVSTYENVALRGKATQSDRYEHAFGAAEAAIDGNRESGFHSGSCTHTDEEANPWWRVDLLESYVVTSVIVTNRGDCCETRLNGAEIHIGNSLANNGASNPLAGTISRIGRGESFTLTFTDHVVGRYVTVVVPGLSKILTLCEVEVYGYRAPTGENLALQGKATQSSLFTFGTAYNAIDGNPGSRWEDGSCSHTNNDVGPWWRLDLRKTHKVFSVKITNRDEDPERLNGAEIRIGDSLAKFGNNNTRCAVIKSIPAGGVGEFKCNGIDGRYVNIVIPEKEEFLSLCEVEVYGSRLD comes from the exons ATGATGCATATAAAGGGCAAAAGAATAGCTCAGTTTAGGAGGCTTTTTTCTCATCAGACTGTCGAGGTCTCGAG AATGATGAAACGGTGTGTtttcctgctgctgctcctcctggAGACGTGCTCCGTTTCCACTTATG AAAATGTGGCCTTGCGTGGAAAAGCAACCCAGTCAGACCGTTACGAGCACGCGTTTGGAGCTGCCGAAGCTGCTATTGATGGAAACCGGGAATCTGGTTTTCATTCTGGATCATGCACCCACACTGATGAAGAGGCCAACCCCTGGTGGAGAGTGGACCTGCTGGAGTCCTACGTCGTCACTTCTGTCATTGTTACCAACAGAGGAGATTGCTGTGAAACCAGGCTCAACGGGGCAGAGATCCACATCGGCAACTCTTTAGCAAACAACGGTGCCTCAAACCCTCT GGCTGGTACCATTTCTAGAATTGGTAGGGGCGAATCATTCACTCTGACTTTTACTGATCATGTGGTGGGACGTTACGTGACTGTGGTTGTACCGGGTTTATCAAAGATCCTTACACTCTGTGAAGTGGAAGTCTACGGGTACCGTGCGCCAACTG GAGAGAACCTGGCCCTTCAGGGGAAAGCCACGCAGTCGTCCCTGTTCACGTTTGGTACGGCATACAACGCCATAGATGGGAATCCCGGCAGCAGGTGGGAGGACGGCTCCTGCAGTCACACAAACAACGACGTCGGCCCCTGGTGGAGACTGGATCTGCGCAAAACCCACAAAGtgttttctgttaaaataaCCAACCGAGATGAAGACCCTGAACGACTCAATGGAGCTGAGATTCGCATTGGGGATTCTCTCGCAAAGTTTGGCAACAACAACACCAG GTGTGCTGTGATTAAAAGTATTCCAGCAGGTGGTGTTGGTGAGTTCAAGTGTAATGGGATAGACGGACGCTATGTCAACATAGTCATCCCAGAAAAAGAAGAGTTCCTGAGTCTGTGTGAGGTGGAGGTGTACGGCTCTCGCCTGGACTAG
- the LOC116690551 gene encoding fucolectin-5 isoform X4, whose product MMKRCVFLLLLLLETCSVSKNVALRGKATQSDRYEHAFGAAEAAIDGNRESGFHSGSCTHTDEEANPWWRVDLLESYVVTSVIVTNRGDCCETRLNGAEIHIGNSLANNGASNPLAGTISRIGRGESFTLTFTDHVVGRYVTVVVPGLSKILTLCEVEVYGYRAPTGENLALQGKATQSSLFTFGTAYNAIDGNPGSRWEDGSCSHTNNDVGPWWRLDLRKTHKVFSVKITNRDEDPERLNGAEIRIGDSLAKFGNNNTRCAVIKSIPAGGVGEFKCNGIDGRYVNIVIPEKEEFLSLCEVEVYGSRLD is encoded by the exons ATGATGAAACGGTGTGTtttcctgctgctgctcctcctggAGACGTGCTCCGTTTCCA AAAATGTGGCCTTGCGTGGAAAAGCAACCCAGTCAGACCGTTACGAGCACGCGTTTGGAGCTGCCGAAGCTGCTATTGATGGAAACCGGGAATCTGGTTTTCATTCTGGATCATGCACCCACACTGATGAAGAGGCCAACCCCTGGTGGAGAGTGGACCTGCTGGAGTCCTACGTCGTCACTTCTGTCATTGTTACCAACAGAGGAGATTGCTGTGAAACCAGGCTCAACGGGGCAGAGATCCACATCGGCAACTCTTTAGCAAACAACGGTGCCTCAAACCCTCT GGCTGGTACCATTTCTAGAATTGGTAGGGGCGAATCATTCACTCTGACTTTTACTGATCATGTGGTGGGACGTTACGTGACTGTGGTTGTACCGGGTTTATCAAAGATCCTTACACTCTGTGAAGTGGAAGTCTACGGGTACCGTGCGCCAACTG GAGAGAACCTGGCCCTTCAGGGGAAAGCCACGCAGTCGTCCCTGTTCACGTTTGGTACGGCATACAACGCCATAGATGGGAATCCCGGCAGCAGGTGGGAGGACGGCTCCTGCAGTCACACAAACAACGACGTCGGCCCCTGGTGGAGACTGGATCTGCGCAAAACCCACAAAGtgttttctgttaaaataaCCAACCGAGATGAAGACCCTGAACGACTCAATGGAGCTGAGATTCGCATTGGGGATTCTCTCGCAAAGTTTGGCAACAACAACACCAG GTGTGCTGTGATTAAAAGTATTCCAGCAGGTGGTGTTGGTGAGTTCAAGTGTAATGGGATAGACGGACGCTATGTCAACATAGTCATCCCAGAAAAAGAAGAGTTCCTGAGTCTGTGTGAGGTGGAGGTGTACGGCTCTCGCCTGGACTAG
- the si:ch211-215k15.4 gene encoding fucolectin-1 isoform X2, with translation MKPSSVLLLLFLLGTCSAYTYQNVALRGRATQSNRFADLYGFAHNAIDGNRDSDYSAGSCTHTVEQTNPWWRVDLLESYVVTSIIVTNRGDAFPERLNGAVIYIGNSLQDNGSSNPVAGVIDHIPAGRSLKLTFTKLVVGRYVTVVLPGSGKVLTLCEVEVYGYRAPTGENLAIQGKASQSSLYSSGIAYNAIDGNREAIWGHGSCTHTKDDFNPWWRLDLGKTHKVFSVNITNTVDSVPNRLNGAEIRIGEDLDNNGNNNPRCAVISSIPGGFTEVFQCNGMDGRYVNIVIPGRSEYLTLCEVEVYGSRLD, from the exons ATGAAACCCAGTTCAGTTCTGCTTCTGCTGTTCCTTCTGGGGACGTGCTCGGCTTACACCTATC AAAATGTGGCCTTGCGAGGGAGAGCGACCCAGTCAAACCGTTTTGCAGACTTGTACGGTTTTGCCCACAATGCTATTGATGGAAATCGTGACTCTGACTACAGCGCCGGATCATGCACCCACACTGTTGAACAGACCAACCCCTGGTGGAGAGTGGACCTGCTGGAGTCCTACGTCGTCACGTCCATCATCGTCACCAACAGAGGAGACGCCTTTCCAGAGAGGCTCAACGGGGCAGTGATTTATATCGGCAACTCTTTGCAAGACAATGGTTCCTCAAACCCAGT ggCTGGTGTAATTGACCATATCCCAGCAGGCAGGTCTTTAAAATTGACTTTTACCAAACTTGTGGTAGGACGATATGTGACTGTGGTTCTACCTGGTTCAGGAAAAGTCCTAACACTCTGCGAAGTGGAAGTCTACGGGTACCGGGCCCCAACTG GAGAGAACCTGGCTATCCAAGGAAAAGCCTCGCAGTCATCACTGTATTCTAGCGGCATTGCATATAATGCTATAGATGGGAATCGTGAAGCCATCTGGGGCCATGGTTCTTGTACTCACACAAAAGACGACTTCAACCCCTGGTGGCGACTGGACCTGGGCAAAACCCACAAAGTGTTTTCTGTTAACATAACCAACACAGTAGACTCTGTCCCAAATCGACTCAATGGAGCTGAGATTCGAATTGGAGAGGATCTTGATAACAATGGAAACAACAATCCTAG GTGTGCTGTGATCTCCAGCATCCCTGGAGGTTTCACTGAAGTATTTCAGTGTAATGGGATGGACGGTCGCTACGTTAACATCGTCATCCCTGGAAGAAGCGAGTACCTGACCCTGTGTGAGGTGGAGGTCTACGGCTCCAGACTGGATTAG
- the si:ch211-215k15.4 gene encoding uncharacterized protein si:ch211-215k15.4 isoform X1, whose product MTGFIHSAYVCHGLLSVLTRTMKPSSVLLLLFLLGTCSAYTYQNVALRGRATQSNRFADLYGFAHNAIDGNRDSDYSAGSCTHTVEQTNPWWRVDLLESYVVTSIIVTNRGDAFPERLNGAVIYIGNSLQDNGSSNPVAGVIDHIPAGRSLKLTFTKLVVGRYVTVVLPGSGKVLTLCEVEVYGYRAPTGENLAIQGKASQSSLYSSGIAYNAIDGNREAIWGHGSCTHTKDDFNPWWRLDLGKTHKVFSVNITNTVDSVPNRLNGAEIRIGEDLDNNGNNNPRCAVISSIPGGFTEVFQCNGMDGRYVNIVIPGRSEYLTLCEVEVYGSRLD is encoded by the exons ATGACAGGGTTTATTCATTCAGCATATGTTTGTCATGGACTCTTGTCTGTTTTAACCAGAACAATGAAACCCAGTTCAGTTCTGCTTCTGCTGTTCCTTCTGGGGACGTGCTCGGCTTACACCTATC AAAATGTGGCCTTGCGAGGGAGAGCGACCCAGTCAAACCGTTTTGCAGACTTGTACGGTTTTGCCCACAATGCTATTGATGGAAATCGTGACTCTGACTACAGCGCCGGATCATGCACCCACACTGTTGAACAGACCAACCCCTGGTGGAGAGTGGACCTGCTGGAGTCCTACGTCGTCACGTCCATCATCGTCACCAACAGAGGAGACGCCTTTCCAGAGAGGCTCAACGGGGCAGTGATTTATATCGGCAACTCTTTGCAAGACAATGGTTCCTCAAACCCAGT ggCTGGTGTAATTGACCATATCCCAGCAGGCAGGTCTTTAAAATTGACTTTTACCAAACTTGTGGTAGGACGATATGTGACTGTGGTTCTACCTGGTTCAGGAAAAGTCCTAACACTCTGCGAAGTGGAAGTCTACGGGTACCGGGCCCCAACTG GAGAGAACCTGGCTATCCAAGGAAAAGCCTCGCAGTCATCACTGTATTCTAGCGGCATTGCATATAATGCTATAGATGGGAATCGTGAAGCCATCTGGGGCCATGGTTCTTGTACTCACACAAAAGACGACTTCAACCCCTGGTGGCGACTGGACCTGGGCAAAACCCACAAAGTGTTTTCTGTTAACATAACCAACACAGTAGACTCTGTCCCAAATCGACTCAATGGAGCTGAGATTCGAATTGGAGAGGATCTTGATAACAATGGAAACAACAATCCTAG GTGTGCTGTGATCTCCAGCATCCCTGGAGGTTTCACTGAAGTATTTCAGTGTAATGGGATGGACGGTCGCTACGTTAACATCGTCATCCCTGGAAGAAGCGAGTACCTGACCCTGTGTGAGGTGGAGGTCTACGGCTCCAGACTGGATTAG